The Quercus robur chromosome 3, dhQueRobu3.1, whole genome shotgun sequence DNA segment ATTAGGACAATAgaagtaaaatatttatcaGAAAAGGATAATAGAAGTAAAAGAGTGGTTTGCAATCTATGTTAGATTTTGTTCATTTGTGCTCTCTTTTCATTAGTAAAGATTGGTAATTGTATTCCTTGGGAATATTTTGTATGAACTCTGTGTGCATAAAGTATCTTCTTCCTTTCAATAAAACTATTGTCACTTctaaaacaagtaaaataaaattgaaaagaagaagaagaagaatattttcTTCTGGTTTGAGAGTTCTAGTTGCTTTATTTTCCTTAATAGCATATATTGATATCTGCTCAAAAGCTCAGCCTGTTACACGTTTATCCTATTAAGCTCCatatgtgttttttctttttatttacaGAAACCAGCTCAAGCATGTTGACATATCTACAGATGAAATTAGAACCTTAAAGCATTTAGCAAACTGCACCACCACAAATGCAGCCTAGTGGTCCCAGCAGTGCATATGGTGGAAATTATCAACCTCCCTCAAGTCACCTTATTatttattgtaaggttgaatttattcaaccatctaattggctttattccgtgccaaatttgcttgtaattcagcatttagtaaccctgtatttaggtgggattgttgtaagggtagtgagtgagatagtgtgaagattgctcaagagtgtgcaagaaaacagagtgtcgcggctgggactcgcggctagactcgcggcttcaacccgccagaagatgcacacgtgccaagcatgctggaagatgaacagtcatgctagctggagcactacaggacaaaacaggacaactggccatacggttaactcgcgactggaactcgcgacttagtcaagccgcgaggtcaagccgcgagccacccctgttttggaaaaacctgacgtttcgcattccactccacttcagtataaatacccttttaacccacgattgaaagagagcttccagagagaattttgagagagaaaccctaaagaaaaaccagattgtttcacccacaatctctaccttagagtctcatcaaattccctcactctcttcctctccattgtcaaatccttgagaggccattataccaaacctggttctcaccattatcatctctgtgagacagacgtttggagttctgggaagcagttaggaaggagccaatattcattggttgatgctacggtgtagtagaggaatccggaaagctagaaaagaaaaaggttcggcgcaacctcgttggagcaagaagcttggagggcttaggtgcattgggtagattaggcttggagggtctattgctgtccttgtatcccaactgtattttctagtggattgattaccgcttggagggcggcggagaggtttttcgccgaggtcttcggtttcctcttcgataacatatctggtgttatcgctgtgtttgcatcttccttcctctctatctctgcctttacattatctgctgtgatttattttgttgtggcttagatagttgtttaatcaattccttattataacatatgttaagtttccgcacactagttgtttaacatattgctgtgttgattaagttggtttttgggggtctaaacgttcaaaagtgtttttgtacacgtttttgaactttcaattggtatcagagcgggtacacttgttgtggtttaaatacctaagtgtgatccttgaccccttgtgtttatttgccatggattgtgctttgtatgactctttgcatgatttggttggtgataaatgtaacatgccacgtgtttgtgaaaatgcctctatgagtgttaatcctcataagtgtgatgacatgttatttgaatctatgggtgttgttgacaaactcttcaagaaaaatgctaagaagtttcaaaagaatttgagcaagttattttgtgaaaaggatgatttgattgctaagctcaatgaatccaacaaattggttgagaaatataaaaaacttgctgaaatttctcttgaaaagctgaaagagtttgaatgtttgaatatggacttggatgctaaacttgttttgtctaacaaacttgttgatgatcttaaatgtgaaaatgaatctcttaagatgcatgccaagtgtttgattgctgaacctattgttaaaaaggatgataatgtttgttgcaatcatgttgtggtacccgattttgtgtctagtgtgtgttctaccttaaaggacaaatcggtgtacattcctccacataaaagaaatcaaaaggtggagagaaaggctgttaagtcaaagccttcgtttaggtctcaacctaaggctttggatggatctaagtttgttccaacttgccaccattgtggtgtgattggtcatataagacctcaatgtcataagttgaagagggaacaaaaccatgttgctagatccattcccaaaaagcctagtggacctaaacacattatttgtcaccattgtggtgcctttggtcatctaagacctcattgctctaagtttcaagctcttaagagaatcaaaagaaaagagaaacttgagctttttggaagttgtgctaaaaagagtaaactggatttgagtgaaaatagcatgttgttaaagaaaatgtttaatgctcttaactccttgactatgtgcatctccggttctcattcttccaaccctcgtctcgcttctcttgagacactcattccaaacaatcgttccgtttggatgaggaatgattcctatggttgagcttttgctcttttggtccttgatctaattctttcgatctttgtaggacccttcatgcattaaatgtcatatcttcatgcattttgtgcatcttgcatttatttgcatgcattgtttcgtttttgatcttacttttatgtttctattttgtgtgagtaaaaatccaaaaccacataaaaagtgaaaaattcaaaaagtttgatcgtatatgtttgagcacatatcacatgtgagtttggccttgtacctttgtacaaatggctttatgcattttcgagcttagcttgttatttttgcacttatatctttgtgggaaaaatcttgacatctttgtgtgattgttgtaaatcgatcttcaagcttgtcatgaatgatttgtcaatagtcatgttggttttgatacatgcgtagacttgtgcttatatctcttcccactcttttatctttattgcttaaagagctcaataaatgtaaatctcaaaatgaaaagagataatgagctgcaaaagccgtcgcacatactagtattcgactaggaaaaagggaaagcgacttatatgaaaatgtatgatgcccaaaatgccaaaggcttgttcatcaaattgaaatatcaaaaatttcaggcatcaatctcaaaaatgagatgtattgctcaaaatgagttgtattgattcaaaatgatcaaatgatatgaattgtaagaagccaaatgaaaagcttcaatcttatgtaatcattttcttgtgggaggtcatatatgttcacttctataattgagatataccacttgacttagtactagttgtgtatgacttgattgaattgatcattgaagcttcattctagactaaggactatttcacatttgatacacacacataacacacttgccttatgttcaatgaatgtcttgttcatttgttagattgtacttgtctaaatgtgatgtgtgtgtgctcaatcatatatggttcaatccaaaaagatttttgatcattttatatgtttttggaagtgatttttatcactctttgagtttatgtttagtgcttactttgtttttcaatgtttaaacatgttctggtttgaaaaacaagtgtcagattttttggccactcattttggctacttgcgtgagctgccagcaagctgccagttttggctggtcggtttggcggcttgcaagtcgcgagtctaagccgcgagctcagacagagaggtttcgcggctcactcgcgacttggctcgcgactcgccagtcgcgagtcgcccagaatcagctttttaaagagctttttcgtgggaaacttatttttaaacctctcccatcctctctaaaacccctctttcaatatttttacatcaaaacccaaccaatttgaatggtttttcaatccattaacatctctaaggtaattataaactcttttcattgattttgatccttagattatgttttggagagttttgtgctcttggttgggattttcatcataggggttgggaaaacttattttttgtcaattttcttcatgggattggtttcttttgttgatatgcattggatgttggccccttgtggcagtaagaacatgtattaagggtggttttcatgatgttcatgcattgtttcacatttttgtttatagtgtgcatgctaggtgtttgataaaatgcctcttcgacattttctcgcttgtttggactccgatgagtaccaaaatttggagtttctcatgtttcctcattaggaacatgtttggttcattggttgtgtattttaacacactttgccccacatgtgcatttttcatgcattgatcatgcattgcacttagccacctcttgcacacacctttactacccttgtcatgcattggtcttgaccttgctgtttcatcctagcatgtcatgcttaccttatgctttgtagcatgttactttgttttaggtttgagcttcattttctcattcatcttgcacccctcatgcatcattagcattgttcataccttcatctcttgccctcatttcttcttgaccctttgtctattcctgacaaaaagggggagagtatactctagagaatgtttcggagtattttgtcttttctatatgactcttgtgcacatccttagggggagaaattctatttctcatgcacatttgtagggggagagatattccatgggggagatgcatataccaagggggagaagacattgtgttaactagaaaaccttgttctgtttgttttcttgttggctttatggtgctttgtgttatgctttggtgttctcattgcatcatgtttgtgctttggacatgcatatatccctatgttattatacttcattgaatgcatgtttagatgatcatttgctttgctatgtgatcattgtagtcatttctatacttgtcatttattacttgctttaccttgagggtctaatgtggtttgtgcaagtgtttcagggtacaagtataaatatgttccaagtgcatcacaacttctcatcactttgaaggggagaaactttaatcactttgaaggggagaaactttatgcacttttagtttatattgtttaagtttttattcaatataatgtgtttgtacccatatgcttttgtaagcttttagggtttatggtttatgcatagtttgtaggctttatggtatgtaccatgcttaagtgcagcctttatgctatgttgaaatcagtaccttaatctaaatgttctacattttggtttatgtactgtcactcttgtgcccttgtaggattgttcctagatgcatatgccttgtgtgctatgcattggttgagtgttgtacatacaagtgtcttgccttgtgcttgttaacttgtatgtccttgtgttcattccaagcgtgaatgaacactgtgatcactaccttgtggtgttcacttggttgatcaagccatggtttgtttattaactccatctttgcttgatcacatattgcctgtttcatatgcatttataattttctgcttacaatgatcatggtgtattgttgtgtttcaggagtttatgttcatatgattcaagtgcttcacagcttctagaattaggtgtgagtgagttttgatcaactgttcccaactcacatgttaagtctagagtctgttttagggttttgtcacggaatagccaaagggggagattgtaaggttgaatttattcaaccatctaattggctttattccgtgccaaatttgcttgtaattcagcatttagtaaccctgtatttaggtgggattgttgtaagggtagtgagtgagatagtgtgaagattgctcaagagtgtgcaagaaaacagagtgtcgcggctgggactcgcggctagactcgcggcttcaacccgccagaagatgcacacgtgccaagcatgctggaagatgaacagtcatgctagctggagcactacaggacaaaacaggacaactggccatacggttaactcgcgactggaactcgcgacttagtcaagccgcgaggtcaagccgcgagccacccctgttttggaaaaacctgacgtttcgcattccactccacttcagtataaatacccttttaacccacgattgaaagagagcttccagagagaattttgagagagaaaccctaaagaaaaaccagattgtttcacccacaatctctaccttagagtctcatcaaattccctcactctcttcctctccattgtcaaatccttgagaggccattataccaaacctggttctcaccattatcatctctgtgagacagacgtttggagttctgggaagcagttaggaaggagccaatattcattggttgatgctacggtgtagtagcggaatccggaaagctagaaaagaaaaaggttcggcgcaacctcgttggagcaagaagcttggagggcttaggtgcattgggtagattaggcttggagggtctattgctgtccttgtatcccaactgtattttctagtggattgattaccgcttggagggcggcggagaggtttttcgccgaggtcttcggtttcctcttcgataacatatctggtgttatcgctgtgtttgcatcttccttcctctctatctctgcctttacattatctgctgtgatttattttgttgtggcttagatagttgtttaatcaattccttattatagcatatgttaagtttccgcacactagttgtttaacatattgctgtgttgattaagttggtttttgggggtctaaacgttcaaaagtgttttttaaGCATGCTGTGTTGATTAAGTTGCTGGCAGATAAGgtataagtttgtgcacaaaccggctcaagttgagttacaattggaccggccccaactcccttactcagaaatatTCGGGCCCATCACCGCAGGAGGCAACCCAGCCCATCATCGCatgaggcagcccagcccaacacaccatacacaaaaaaggcccctacattaaattggcgactccactggggagtTGGGAAGCAGACAAgggcaaaggaaaagaaaagaaaacagagccCCTGGCAAACGATGCCACCAAAGTCCAGGACGACACCAAATATGAGTGTCATACCTTCACAAGCAGAATCCAGGCCAACAATGCCTCACCAATAGCAACTTAACCAAACATAAGGTGGCAACAGAACGGGGACTGATCCTCAGCCTCAGACAAGAGTCCTCACGGACAATGCCAACACCTTCATCGAAGTATTGCAATCATTACAGCACTCGTAGCAACAAATGATGGAAGAGATCCGTCAACTGAAggcagacaaaacaaaagagaaaggcagCCAGCATGACTCGAATCATGCGGCAGACAAAGAAGAGACACTGGCAGGAGGTGTCCCACGGAACGCAGAATAGCGTTTCATTACCATGGCTGAGGTAGCGGCTCTTTTGGAGTAAGAGAGAGCCAGAACTCCaaaggagaggttttacgcacGAAGACCTCCCTATCCTCTAAAAGTACTCACAAACCGTACCTCGAGAGGTATGAACCAAAGGCCTTTGCCCAGTACGATGGCAGGAAGGGAAGTGCAATAGAGCACGTGAGAAAATTTATTGACACCCTTGGCCCTTACGCAGCAAACGAAGACTTATGTCTGCGGGAGTTTTCAAAGTCATTGTGCGACcgggcatacacctggtacattGGCTTAAAACGAGGATCAATCCCAACCtgggatgacatggtggatgtattttgcACTAAATACTTCCACGGGGAAGAAACGGTAATGCTTGCAACTCTGCAAGCGACCAAGCAAAGGAATGGAGAGGATTTGATAGAATACATCAAACGGTTCAGGGACATAGCACTTGATTGCTATGACCACTATGAAGAAAGGACGTTAGTAGAAATGTGCATGACTAATATGATTCGGGAGTTCAGAGCTGTCCTGAAGAATCTGGAGATTTCCCAGTTCGCACAGCTATTGCAGAAAGCTAGAAAGACGGCTCAGTCCGTGAAACCCAGTTCAGACAAGAGAAACGCATCGCAGGCTATGGCAGTGTCCACTGGAAACCAAAGAAGGAAAACAGAGGGGAGGGAGTATGATGCGCCCCCACCCTTACCATGTACTCCTAAGGAGTTGGATGTGCTACTTGACAAATGGATAGCAGACGGAATCTTTAAACCCAACCAGGTTTCTAAAGAGCCTACGGAGGAAGAAAGGAGGGATCCTCGCTTCTGCCGCTTGCACAACTATGTACAACATCCCACCGCAGAATGTTGGGCGCTCCGCAGGCTAGTGCATCGTAGGATTAAAGAAGGCACATTAGAGCTAATCCAGCAGGAAGTCCAAAGAAACCCACTCCCAAACCACAAGGGAAAGGGTGTAGCAATAGTGGTGATATGTGCACACCCGGGAGAAGACAAGGAAGAAAACTTGGCCCTGCCTGCCGCAGCGATTACCACTCTTCAGCAGAGTGCCAAGTTCAAAAATCTATTTGACCAGTTGGGACTtacagcaaaagaaagaaaaatagctaCGGAGGCTTTGGTATGCATCGTCTCCGAGGCAGGGGTGGAATGCCTGTCAGCAGAAATGCCAGAAGACAGGGCCCTCCTGCAGGAATCAACAGAAATCACGTTTAGCAGTGAGGATATGGAAGTGGTGCACCCAGATCATAGGAGGCCTCTCTATTTAGCAGCATCTATAAATCAAATCCCCATCAAGAGGGCCCTGGTGGATACGGGTGCTTCCGTAAATCTCATTCCGTTGAGCACCTTGCAAGCCGCAGGAATTTCAGAGAAAAAGATCCAAGGATGTCCGATGGAAGTAACGGGGTTTGGTGGAAGAGGGGAGTACACCGCAGGCCACATTAAGTTATGGTTGAAAGTAGGCCCTATAGTCTCTTTAGCTCGTTTCCACGTGGTCAGAACGGAAGTATCTTACCGTGTGCTTTTGGGAAGACCTTGGTTACACAAACACCAACTAGTCCCGTCCACCTACCACCAATGTGTGAAAGGAAGATTGAATGGCAAGATGATACGCATAGCGACGAACCCCTCGCCGTTCGAGCAGGCAGAAGCCCACTTGGTGGAAACCATGTTTTATGACCAATGGACTCCATCTGGAGAAAATTCGATTTCAAAGCCACGAGGCACCTTCATGCCTAGGTGGGAAGATGTTCAAGATGACCCAGAACCTGATTTAAGAGAGCTATTGGCgcgaaagaagaaaaggaaagaagcacCTGCCGTAGAGCTAGACGAGATACCTCAATGCATCAGGGTCCGAGGCCTTGATGGCAGGATTATGTATAAATTATGAAGGTGCGTGGGGCCCACGGGTGAGATGCAAGTGGGTCCCACCCAAAAAGGGCAACACAAGAGTTTGGCGCATTGCGTTGCTAAAGGAAGtttgggaaaagaagaagagaaggatgaAGCGGTTGTGGCTGAAAAGGACATCTACGTTATGGCAGAGGAAGAGTTGGAAGAAGTTGACTTAGGGTCTGACCCGCAAGAACCAAGGCCTATCTCAATTAGTGCAAGCCtaacagaaaaggaaaagtcaGAACTCATACTGTTGTTGAAAGAATTCAAAGACATTTTTGCTTGGGATTACAATGAAATGTCAGGGCTCGATCCCGGGCTTATTGCGCATACATTGAATGTGGACCCAGAGGCCAAGCCGGTGGCACAGCCTGCCAAGATATTTCACACAGAAATAGAAGGGCAGATAGTCAAAGAGGTGCATAAGTTGCTAGCTGCAGGATTCATCAAGCCTATCCAGCATCCTCGCTAGCTATCCAACATAGTaccagtaaagaagaaaaacggCCAGATAAGATGCTGTGTAGATTTTAGAAATCTCAACAAAGCTTGTCCAAAGGATGAATTCCCATTGCTGAACATGGATTTACTAATAGACTCCGCGGCAGGAAACGCCATGTTCTTATTCATGGACGGTTTCAGTGGGTACAATCAGATCAAGATGGCGCCAAAGGATGCAGAGAAAACTGACTTCAAAACACCCATGGGCAATTTCTACTATACCGTGATGCCCTTCAGGTTAAAAAATGCAGGTGCAACTTATCAACGAGCAATGACGGCCATATTTCACGACATGATGCACCAGGAGCTAGAagactatgtggatgacatagtgGTTAAATCAAGGAGAAGAGAAGAACACTTTCGGGTGTTAAAAAGAGTATTTGAAAGATGCAGAGCTTTTAAGTTAAGAATGAATCCCCTTAAGTGCGCATTCGGAGTATCCTCTGGgaaatttttaggtttcctgGTTCACAACAGAGGCATAGACATGGATTCGGCCAAAGCCACGGCCATAGCAACTATGAGACCTCCGGCCACAGTAAAATAATTGAAGAGCTTCTTAGGAAAAGTCTCATATATCCGGAGATTCATCCCTGGATTGGCATCAATCACCTCTGCCTTCACCAAGTTGCTTAAGAAGGGGCAAAGTTTTGAATGGGGGGAAGCGCAGCAGACGGCCTTCAAAAGGCTACAGCAAATAATGATGAACCTCCCCACGGTGCAGGCCCATATTCATAAAAGACCACTGCTACTCTATCTGGCCACCAACTCGTACGCCATCAGTGCACTAATCGCTCAGGAAGATGGAGGTGGTATCGAGCAGCCAATATACTACATCAGCCGCGCCTTAAAAGATGCGAAAACTCGTTACCCAAGGGCAGAGAGAGCATGCCTAGCCATTGTATACGCTTCGCAGAGGTTGCGTCACTATTTCTTGGCCTACGAAGTATGGCTGATGACTAAGTCCCATGCCATTAAAGCTCTGTTACAACAGCCGATTCTCTCCGGCAGGATATCCCAGTGGTTGCTACAATTATCACAATACGACTTGAGAATGGGGACACCTAGGGCAGTGAAAAGTCAGGCTATAGCAGATTTATTGGCGCAGTTTCCAGGAGAGGAAGAATTCCCACTGGATGATGAAGTTCCAGGGCAAGTAGCTATGGCAGAAGAAGTCAAGGAACAGTGGGTAATGAAATTCGATGGGTCTTCTACTACTCATTCCGGAGGGGTAGGAGTAGTTCTGTATCATGAAGAAGACAAGGCAATGGCGCTGTCATTTAAGTTGGAATTCCCCTGTTCAAACAACATGGTGGAATATGAGGCCTATCTAACTGGGCTTGCCACGGCACTCGAAATGGGAGTCAAACATTTGAAAGTACTGGGAGATTCGAACTTGGTCGTCTGCCAGGCCAAAGGAAGTTTTTCCTTAAAGAAGCCCAGCCTAGCCCCGTACAGAGCGATGGCCCAGAGAATGGAAGAAAAATTCTTAACCTTTGAGATAGAACATGCTCCGAGAAACGAAAATCAGTTTGCAGATGCGTTAGCTGCACTGGGTTCGCAAATAATCTTCAAAGGGAATAGCACTAATATAGAAGTCAGCAAGAGGGAAGAATCCATCATTGAGGTGTTGAAGGAAAAGTTCCGGGAGGAACAGGGCGAAGGGGATTGGCGAATCCCCATAAGGGAAACCTTGGTAAAGGGAGACGATGCAGCAGAATTGAAGATATTAAAAGACTATGCCTTAGTAAAAGAAGAGTTGTACCGTAGGATACCAGGTGGGGTCTTATCCAGATGCGTGGGCCAGGAGGAAGCtcagagaaaattgaaagaaatacacGACAAGACTTGCGGGTCTTGCAGGGAAGTCAGTCTTTACCGCAGACTCCAGAGGGCAAGCTTTTATTGGCCAAGCGTGGGTAAAGACGCAGATCAAGTCCAAACCCAGTGTGGGACCTGCCAGCTTGCGGCAGACAAGGAGGAGAGTTACGCTGTGTTCATCAGCGAGGATTGGAGAAGCCCTTTCATGCAGTACCTAACAGAAGGCGTCCTGCCACAAAGGCACAGTGAAAGGTACAAGCTTAAGAGGTTGGCAACACGTTACTTCTTGCATAACACGGTCCTTTCAAAAAAGGATATGATGGAGACCCTTTGAGGTGTTTGGGCCCTGAAGAGgctaaagaaatgataaaagaagtaCATTTAAGGGAATGTGGTGAACATCAGGGGAAGAAAAAGCTTTACAGATGCCTGTTGCAGATGGGCtactactggccaaccatgAAGAAAGATGCGgcagaatttgtaaaaaagtgtcACAGTTGTCAGGTACAAGCCAACTTGATTCATACCCATCCACAAGGCCTGCACAGCATGGTCACCCCATGGCCcttccacacttgggggctaGATTTGGTAAGGCCAGTCAACCCACCATCACGTGGATACATATGGATATTAGTGGTTACAGAATATTTTACTAAATGGGCAGAAGCAGTGCCACTCCGCAAGGCCATAGGGGGAGCAGTGGCAaacttcatcaaagaaaatataattgtgaggTTTGGGGTGCCCCACAGGATCATCAGTGACAATGGCACACCATTTGTCAATAGTGATGTAAGGAGAATGCTAGAGTTCTACCAAGTCAAGCACCACAAGTCATCACCTTATTAccctcaagggaatgggcagGCAGAGGCAACAAATAAAATTCTCATAAAGATCATCAGCAAAATGAGCTAAGAGTATGCGGGAGGATGGGCAATGCACCTGCCAGATGCCCTCTGGGCTTACAAAAAATCACCAAAGTCAGCTACAGGCTTTTCACCCTTTTCCTTAGTCTACGGAACTGAGGTAGTAAGTCTGGCAGAAATAATGACACCGTCCCTAAGGGCCATGCAGAtgcgagaaaaagaaaaagagggagaagtcTTCGCGGCAGAAAGGTTCGAGGACCTAGAAGGGCTGGATGAAAGAAGGGAAGAAGCCCAGGAACGAAATCGAAGATACAGGCAAAAGATGACTGAAGCCTACGGCAGGATGACCAAGGAAagagtgaaagttcaaaaacgtgtacaaaaacacttttgaacgtttagaccccaaaaaccaatttaatcaacacatgcaatatgttaaacaactagtgtgcggaaacttaacatatgttataacatggaattgat contains these protein-coding regions:
- the LOC126719508 gene encoding uncharacterized protein LOC126719508, with the protein product MLATLQATKQRNGEDLIEYIKRFRDIALDCYDHYEERTLVEMCMTNMIREFRAVLKNLEISQFAQLLQKARKTAQSVKPSSDKRNASQAMAVSTGNQRRKTEGREYDAPPPLPCTPKELDVLLDKWIADGIFKPNQVSKEPTEEERRDPRFCRLHNYVQHPTAECWALRRLVHRRIKEGTLELIQQEVQRNPLPNHKGKGVAIVVICAHPGEDKEENLALPAAAITTLQQSAKFKNLFDQLGLTAKERKIATEALVCIVSEAGVECLSAEMPEDRALLQESTEITFSSEDMEVVHPDHRRPLYLAASINQIPIKRALVDTGASVNLIPLSTLQAAGISEKKIQGCPMEVTGFGGRGEYTAGHIKLWLKVGPIVSLARFHVVRTEVSYRVLLGRPWLHKHQLVPSTYHQCVKGRLNGKMIRIATNPSPFEQAEAHLVETMFYDQWTPSGENSISKPRGTFMPRWEDVQDDPEPDLRELLARKKKRKEAPAVELDEIPQCIRVRGLDGRIMYKL
- the LOC126719510 gene encoding uncharacterized protein LOC126719510, with translation MMNLPTVQAHIHKRPLLLYLATNSYAISALIAQEDGGGIEQPIYYISRALKDAKTRYPRAERACLAIVYASQRLRHYFLAYEVWLMTKSHAIKALLQQPILSGRISQWLLQLSQYDLRMGTPRAVKSQAIADLLAQFPGEEEFPLDDEVPGQVAMAEEVKEQWVMKFDGSSTTHSGGVGVVLYHEEDKAMALSFKLEFPCSNNMVEYEAYLTGLATALEMGVKHLKVLGDSNLVVCQAKGSFSLKKPSLAPYRAMAQRMEEKFLTFEIEHAPRNENQFADALAALGSQIIFKGNSTNIEVSKREESIIEVLKEKFREEQGEGDWRIPIRETLVKGDDAAELKILKDYALVKEELYRRIPGGVLSRCVGQEEAQRKLKEIHDKTCGSCREVSLYRRLQRASFYWPSVGKDADQVQTQCGTCQLAADKEESYAVFISEDWRSPFMQYLTEGVLPQRHSERYKLKRLATRYFLHNTVLSKKDMMETL